Proteins encoded in a region of the uncultured Paludibaculum sp. genome:
- a CDS encoding DUF4262 domain-containing protein: MGDIPLLPSMWVIVATMPAKSRNFDTERVRKFRATELSKLDESTISNIEEYGCSIVHVAPTHHGSGWSYSLGVFDTCGGPEIITVGLPHKTAQFAINGAVALLRSGVDLTIGRHTDLVGEVECEFRPVEEKWVAHLMSWAGWYYEGTAFPVLQAVYPDLENRFPWEPGFDVKFVQPLMQAGAPITRVEDDFWASADPDSVLFDWKFEDLPHTQVFLSTAVNSGIEPITYVSHDMEDGAWQFLGDSMSDSGGVLSCLHHPLEKDHSLIELADLPLGWYAERERRGVPWIRKPRSQGEPS; encoded by the coding sequence ATGGGTGATATTCCACTATTACCCTCCATGTGGGTTATCGTGGCAACAATGCCTGCAAAGAGCCGCAATTTTGACACAGAGCGCGTTCGGAAATTCAGGGCCACGGAGTTGAGCAAACTGGACGAGTCCACGATCAGCAATATCGAAGAGTATGGCTGTTCCATCGTGCACGTGGCGCCCACGCACCACGGTTCCGGCTGGTCTTATTCCCTCGGTGTTTTCGACACGTGCGGCGGGCCGGAGATCATCACGGTGGGACTGCCTCACAAGACCGCACAGTTCGCCATCAATGGGGCAGTGGCGCTGCTCCGTTCCGGCGTCGACCTGACGATCGGACGACACACCGATCTTGTCGGGGAGGTTGAGTGCGAGTTTCGGCCAGTTGAGGAGAAATGGGTGGCGCACCTGATGAGCTGGGCAGGATGGTACTACGAGGGCACCGCATTCCCTGTTCTGCAAGCTGTGTACCCCGATCTGGAGAATCGATTTCCGTGGGAACCCGGCTTTGACGTGAAGTTCGTGCAGCCGTTGATGCAGGCCGGGGCGCCTATTACTCGAGTTGAAGACGATTTTTGGGCTTCAGCCGATCCCGACAGCGTGCTATTTGATTGGAAGTTTGAGGACTTACCCCACACCCAGGTATTCCTTTCGACTGCGGTGAACAGCGGAATCGAACCGATTACGTACGTCTCGCATGATATGGAGGACGGTGCATGGCAGTTCCTTGGCGACAGTATGTCCGACAGCGGCGGCGTCCTGAGTTGCCTGCATCATCCCCTCGAGAAAGACCACAGCCTGATTGAACTGGCCGACCTTCCTTTGGGTTGGTACGCAGAACGTGAGAGACGCGGGGTGCCGTGGATCAGGAAGCCGCGAAGCCAGGGAGAGCCCAGCTAG
- a CDS encoding tetratricopeptide repeat protein produces the protein MTRFGVPLVLAVTLPLCWAEKDPASFKFGKVEREVLEETRCVEEAFREQGVLLEDRPLEEWLTRIGAALTGQQLPLENVTFRFAALRDPIPNVIALPNGSIYITTGMLATLENEEQLAGLMAQGISEIANRQTYTFLRAFRKKTMIQGLVLAPLPGSFLFTNSIMARLRGGPGVQAALVSGYGERLAQEAGLEALKRMHSAGYDPQALPQALYLLADGADPGRSRFRYQSHTSLLEREQALRECAAKLSVHGASGRSVDGYLAHAGSAITVNIHTEIAGRNPRAALIQARRLVSWDPQEPRYQLLLAYSLLAVEDHRQAESIYRRIIDREPSLVDAHRGLGLLLEKESRKDEAAAEYRHYLDHAPTSALERRRIEHRLAMLATSANVEAAALKRACVVPADVQVKRSWVEDAEALSRQTTAWQEQLTKLVESKLNQAGVEIVPFRSTAMELLEVRREYTQLADKLEKRSKDVEKGQFTIDDAVAVLPCAAAADTIVFLQGRSEAVGKTMRMGWDGAATLQISFADARSGGIFAQVLVYGDGTTSDTVSVLGQDLEKCINKVKKQRCLPKLPRTITRQRS, from the coding sequence ATGACTAGGTTCGGAGTTCCGCTCGTCCTCGCGGTGACGCTACCTCTCTGCTGGGCCGAAAAAGACCCAGCCTCTTTCAAGTTCGGAAAGGTCGAGCGCGAGGTACTTGAGGAGACCAGATGCGTAGAGGAAGCGTTTCGAGAACAGGGAGTGCTATTGGAGGATCGTCCGCTGGAGGAGTGGCTCACCCGGATCGGCGCGGCGTTGACCGGGCAGCAGCTTCCACTCGAAAACGTGACCTTCCGCTTTGCTGCGTTGCGAGACCCGATACCCAACGTCATCGCGCTGCCCAACGGCTCGATCTACATCACCACTGGAATGCTCGCCACGCTGGAGAATGAGGAGCAGCTTGCCGGCCTGATGGCGCAGGGAATCTCCGAGATAGCCAATCGTCAAACCTACACCTTCCTGCGGGCCTTTCGCAAAAAAACCATGATTCAAGGTTTGGTGTTAGCGCCACTTCCCGGCTCCTTTCTGTTCACCAACAGCATAATGGCACGCCTGAGAGGCGGTCCTGGGGTTCAAGCCGCGTTGGTTTCCGGCTACGGCGAAAGACTGGCGCAGGAAGCCGGCCTGGAAGCATTGAAGCGGATGCATTCCGCAGGGTATGACCCGCAGGCCCTCCCGCAAGCACTTTACCTGTTGGCGGACGGGGCCGACCCGGGGCGGAGCCGGTTCCGATATCAATCGCACACCAGCCTCCTGGAGCGAGAACAGGCACTGCGAGAGTGCGCCGCCAAGCTGTCCGTCCATGGCGCCTCCGGCAGGTCTGTCGACGGCTACCTGGCTCACGCGGGATCAGCGATCACAGTGAACATCCACACCGAGATTGCCGGCAGGAATCCGCGTGCTGCCCTGATTCAGGCACGGAGACTTGTGTCGTGGGACCCGCAGGAGCCGCGCTACCAGCTTCTGCTGGCGTATTCCTTGCTGGCCGTGGAGGATCACCGTCAGGCCGAATCGATATACCGCCGGATCATCGACCGTGAGCCTTCGCTGGTGGACGCACACCGCGGACTGGGGCTCCTGCTGGAGAAAGAAAGCCGTAAGGATGAGGCGGCAGCAGAATACCGGCACTATCTGGATCACGCGCCCACAAGCGCTCTCGAACGCCGTCGTATCGAACATCGCCTTGCGATGCTTGCCACATCCGCAAACGTCGAAGCCGCCGCGCTGAAGCGAGCCTGCGTGGTGCCCGCCGACGTTCAGGTCAAGCGCTCGTGGGTGGAAGACGCCGAGGCGTTGTCCAGACAGACCACGGCGTGGCAGGAACAACTGACGAAACTGGTGGAGTCGAAACTGAATCAGGCAGGGGTGGAGATCGTGCCTTTCCGCTCAACGGCTATGGAGTTGCTGGAGGTCCGAAGGGAGTACACCCAGCTTGCTGACAAGCTCGAAAAGCGCTCGAAGGACGTGGAGAAGGGGCAATTCACCATCGACGATGCAGTAGCCGTGCTGCCCTGTGCGGCGGCTGCCGACACGATCGTCTTCCTCCAGGGACGCAGCGAAGCCGTTGGCAAGACGATGAGGATGGGATGGGACGGTGCGGCTACGCTCCAAATCTCATTCGCCGATGCCCGCAGCGGAGGCATCTTCGCCCAAGTCCTCGTTTACGGAGATGGCACGACCAGCGACACAGTGAGCGTACTTGGGCAGGACCTCGAAAAATGCATCAACAAGGTCAAGAAGCAGCGATGCCTGCCCAAGTTACCGAGAACCATCACCCGACAGCGCTCCTGA
- a CDS encoding transposase — protein sequence MAMGRRKPKQQGLWVSTDEIAKPAAHPFYSKVNEVLEEAQFDRKVEHLCQRFYSPVMGRPSVAPGVYFRMLLIGYCEGISSERGIAWRVADSLSLRQFLGYSLTDETPDHSSISRTRRLYALETHRAVFRWFVKILSKEGLLEAQTVAIDATTLEANAAMRSIQRRDDGRKYDEYLKDLAEAQGIENPTREQAARLDRKRKKKASNKEWKSPSDPDARIAKMKDGRTHLAHKAEHAVDLSSGAIVAVTLQAADQGDTTTVVETLKEAQSSAVLVNERGVEEVVADKGYHSGAVLVGLHQASVRSYIPEPERGRRKWQGRETEQERVYANRRRVAGERGRRLQKLRSELAERSFAHMYETGGMRRTHLRGRDNILKRLLIQAVAFNLALLVRARHGIGKPRTLQGVSETMWIVQMAAILLYFMSEEEQAFAKLMPAVTEKRPVTPYHLSAYCARPSIQPSAKTTSATGC from the coding sequence ATGGCGATGGGCAGACGGAAGCCGAAGCAGCAGGGCCTGTGGGTGAGCACCGACGAGATTGCCAAGCCCGCGGCACACCCGTTCTACAGCAAGGTCAACGAGGTTCTCGAAGAGGCGCAGTTCGACCGCAAGGTCGAGCACCTCTGTCAGCGCTTCTATTCACCGGTGATGGGACGGCCCAGCGTGGCGCCGGGCGTGTACTTCCGCATGTTGTTGATCGGCTACTGCGAGGGGATTAGCAGCGAACGGGGCATCGCCTGGCGCGTGGCCGACTCCCTGTCGTTGAGACAGTTCCTGGGCTACAGTTTGACCGACGAAACGCCGGACCATTCTTCGATCTCCCGAACGAGGCGCCTATATGCTTTGGAGACCCACCGGGCGGTGTTCCGGTGGTTCGTCAAAATACTGAGCAAAGAAGGACTGCTGGAAGCGCAGACCGTGGCGATCGACGCGACAACGCTGGAGGCCAATGCGGCGATGAGGTCGATCCAGAGGCGAGACGATGGGCGGAAATACGATGAGTATTTGAAGGACTTGGCCGAAGCCCAAGGTATCGAGAACCCAACGAGGGAGCAGGCTGCGCGTTTGGACCGGAAGAGGAAGAAGAAGGCGTCAAACAAGGAATGGAAGAGTCCGAGCGACCCGGACGCGCGCATCGCAAAGATGAAGGACGGCCGGACGCACTTGGCCCATAAGGCGGAGCACGCAGTGGATCTTTCGAGCGGAGCGATCGTGGCGGTGACGCTCCAGGCGGCCGACCAGGGGGACACGACCACGGTGGTGGAGACGCTGAAGGAGGCGCAGTCGAGCGCGGTGCTGGTGAACGAACGTGGAGTCGAAGAGGTGGTGGCCGACAAGGGGTACCACAGTGGAGCGGTGTTGGTGGGACTGCATCAGGCCTCAGTGAGGAGCTACATTCCGGAACCGGAGCGAGGGCGGCGCAAGTGGCAGGGGCGGGAAACGGAGCAGGAACGGGTGTATGCCAATCGGCGCCGAGTGGCCGGTGAGCGAGGCCGGCGATTACAGAAATTGAGATCGGAGTTGGCAGAGCGGAGCTTCGCGCACATGTACGAAACAGGCGGGATGAGACGAACGCATTTGAGAGGCCGGGACAACATCCTGAAGCGGTTGCTGATTCAAGCAGTGGCCTTCAATCTCGCGCTGCTGGTGCGGGCCCGCCATGGGATTGGGAAGCCGAGAACCCTGCAAGGGGTGTCGGAAACGATGTGGATCGTCCAAATGGCTGCAATTCTGCTGTACTTCATGAGCGAAGAGGAGCAGGCTTTCGCAAAATTGATGCCGGCAGTAACCGAGAAAAGGCCAGTAACGCCATATCATCTGTCCGCGTATTGTGCCCGCCCCTCCATTCAGCCGTCCGCAAAAACTACCTCTGCCACAGGCTGTTAA
- a CDS encoding carboxypeptidase-like regulatory domain-containing protein: protein MRIVILFALLTLAFITELFACDCAGPVSPCSAAGNAAAAFTGTVLSIASPVSDSLHATHAMPTKPVPLRLVRLRVGSVLHGIADGQGEIEVGTGRGGGDCGYLFEVGREYVVYAVWNRDGWLETSICSGTRPLSDAATDLAYFRAMKHAPNRGSLRVHTWSKEAIANGNLTIALERNGTRLMTASVDKRGVASFPSLPPGTYLVHAEQDGDQPDDPTVEVRPKACNAVSFPRSPRITGTVVTSSGAPAANIELQALAVDDAVDSSANTNGDGRFELRLSQPGSYILGVNLTHSATFGTPYPRWYYPGTPDPAAATKVTLSGLREVQSARLILPGRLAERTISGVVLNPDGSPNGDADVRFLVDGSIQAGSSGGAGRFSVALLSGTRYRVHAIWKGRNGQPTTSAEPVDIEPGTDPVSLTMRLTRPGDSYQDEILGPKRSGQ from the coding sequence ATGCGGATCGTCATTCTATTCGCCTTACTGACATTGGCATTCATCACCGAACTTTTTGCCTGCGACTGCGCCGGTCCCGTCTCCCCGTGTTCCGCTGCGGGGAACGCGGCCGCGGCGTTCACTGGCACGGTCCTCTCGATTGCTTCTCCTGTGTCGGATAGCCTGCACGCCACCCACGCGATGCCCACGAAACCGGTGCCCCTCCGTCTGGTCCGCTTACGGGTCGGGTCCGTGCTTCACGGAATAGCTGACGGGCAGGGGGAGATTGAGGTCGGCACCGGAAGGGGTGGAGGTGACTGCGGATATCTCTTCGAGGTGGGACGAGAATACGTCGTCTACGCGGTCTGGAATAGGGACGGTTGGTTGGAGACATCCATCTGCTCCGGAACGCGCCCTTTGTCCGACGCCGCCACGGATCTTGCCTATTTTCGCGCCATGAAGCATGCCCCGAATCGTGGCAGCCTGCGTGTGCACACATGGTCGAAAGAGGCAATTGCCAACGGAAACCTGACGATTGCTCTCGAACGCAATGGGACTCGCCTGATGACCGCCTCCGTCGACAAGAGAGGGGTCGCCTCTTTCCCAAGTCTGCCGCCTGGTACCTATCTCGTGCACGCTGAGCAGGATGGGGACCAGCCGGACGATCCTACCGTCGAAGTCCGGCCAAAGGCCTGCAACGCAGTCTCATTTCCCCGGAGTCCGCGCATCACGGGCACCGTCGTCACGAGTTCGGGGGCGCCTGCCGCCAATATTGAGTTACAGGCCCTGGCGGTAGACGATGCCGTCGACTCAAGCGCCAACACCAACGGCGATGGGCGCTTTGAACTGCGCCTCTCTCAACCCGGCTCATATATCCTCGGCGTCAATTTGACCCACTCGGCGACCTTCGGCACGCCTTACCCGCGGTGGTATTACCCGGGCACCCCGGATCCCGCCGCCGCCACCAAAGTCACCCTCTCGGGACTGCGAGAGGTCCAGAGCGCCAGACTCATTCTGCCCGGCCGTCTGGCTGAGCGCACCATCAGCGGCGTCGTCCTCAATCCGGACGGGTCGCCGAATGGAGACGCGGACGTTCGCTTCCTGGTCGACGGGAGCATTCAAGCCGGCAGCAGTGGGGGTGCGGGCAGGTTCTCCGTGGCCCTGCTCTCCGGCACCAGGTATCGCGTCCATGCGATCTGGAAGGGGCGCAACGGCCAACCCACTACCTCTGCTGAACCGGTGGACATCGAGCCGGGCACCGATCCGGTGAGCCTCACCATGCGACTGACCCGGCCCGGCGACTCCTATCAGGACGAAATCCTAGGGCCGAAGCGGAGTGGCCAATAG
- a CDS encoding ImmA/IrrE family metallo-endopeptidase: MSKQKRPTWVGPTAKLVERIYGSSSPASVFLTKARTLVHDAKQTKPQIDPMALAAALNVRVEERKMALDGFLEKDADGTFLVVLSRDAGAQRKRFTLCHELAHTFFFDDLARSRAFRREDEYDPEEERLCNLAAAEMLMPFAMFNRDLLKLKETDGITPNTIFKLMDRYGVSLQAVSNRVTWILRDSACILWRSDGNAINSQWATPSTMRRIVLCQTGQTSVEKACSSPGRLFSAPDSFYGNDQRLIRRWTASWQMRSGQIFSVLTRKQAGRVDCHDTRPNASSSTTPPKEPTRHCEFEQQVLAFD, translated from the coding sequence ATGTCAAAGCAAAAGCGCCCGACATGGGTGGGACCCACCGCTAAGCTGGTAGAGCGTATTTATGGATCCAGTTCACCAGCATCAGTATTTCTTACGAAGGCACGAACCCTCGTCCACGATGCAAAGCAGACTAAGCCCCAGATTGATCCGATGGCCTTGGCGGCGGCACTGAATGTCCGCGTGGAAGAGAGGAAGATGGCCCTGGATGGATTTCTGGAGAAAGATGCTGATGGGACCTTTCTTGTTGTATTGAGTAGAGATGCGGGGGCGCAGCGGAAACGCTTTACTCTATGTCATGAGCTCGCGCACACATTCTTCTTTGATGATCTGGCTCGTAGCCGGGCATTTCGGCGTGAAGACGAGTACGATCCCGAAGAGGAGCGACTGTGCAATCTGGCGGCAGCGGAGATGTTAATGCCGTTTGCGATGTTTAATCGCGATCTTCTGAAACTGAAGGAGACTGACGGGATTACCCCGAATACCATCTTCAAGCTGATGGACAGGTATGGTGTTTCGCTCCAGGCTGTTTCCAATAGGGTTACTTGGATCCTCCGGGATTCCGCCTGCATCCTGTGGCGATCCGATGGTAATGCAATAAATTCCCAGTGGGCAACGCCTTCAACAATGAGGCGGATTGTGCTGTGCCAAACGGGTCAGACGTCGGTCGAAAAGGCTTGCTCAAGTCCTGGACGCCTCTTCAGCGCCCCAGATTCGTTCTATGGAAATGATCAGCGCCTTATTCGCCGCTGGACAGCATCGTGGCAAATGCGGTCTGGGCAGATCTTCTCGGTCCTGACGCGAAAACAGGCGGGCCGGGTTGATTGCCATGACACTCGCCCGAACGCCTCTAGTAGCACCACGCCTCCCAAAGAGCCGACCAGGCACTGTGAATTTGAACAGCAAGTACTCGCCTTCGACTAG
- the folD gene encoding bifunctional methylenetetrahydrofolate dehydrogenase/methenyltetrahydrofolate cyclohydrolase FolD encodes MARILDGKAINQQILDELKPRIAHLTAARRVPGLVVILVGNDPASEIYVRNKVKTCLELGVYSEEIRLPDTTTTAELLAHIEALNQRAEVDGILVQMPLPRQVDSRAVLLAIHPDKDVDGFHPFNVGQLVANAPAPRSCTPAGVMEILRRSGIDPAGKSAVVVGRSDIVGKPMAMLLLHAHATVTICHSKTRNLPEVCRQAEILVAAIGRPAMLTAEYIRPGAVVIDVGMNRVSDRAEAERITRGNAEKLERFEKRGNLLVGDVHPIDMAELSEAYTPVPGGVGLLTIAMLMANTVQSAELRLK; translated from the coding sequence ATGGCGCGTATCCTCGACGGCAAAGCGATCAACCAACAGATCCTCGATGAGCTGAAACCCCGCATCGCGCACCTCACCGCCGCGCGGCGCGTCCCCGGACTCGTCGTCATCCTTGTCGGCAACGACCCTGCGAGCGAGATCTACGTGCGCAACAAGGTAAAGACCTGCCTTGAGTTAGGTGTCTACAGCGAAGAGATCCGCCTGCCCGACACAACCACCACGGCCGAACTGTTGGCGCATATCGAAGCGCTGAACCAGCGGGCCGAAGTGGACGGGATCCTGGTCCAGATGCCCCTGCCGCGCCAGGTGGATTCCCGCGCCGTTCTGCTGGCCATCCACCCGGATAAGGACGTCGATGGCTTCCATCCCTTCAATGTGGGCCAACTGGTGGCCAACGCGCCGGCGCCCCGGTCCTGCACACCCGCCGGCGTAATGGAGATCCTCCGCCGGTCCGGCATTGATCCCGCAGGCAAGAGCGCCGTGGTGGTGGGCCGCTCCGACATCGTCGGCAAGCCCATGGCCATGCTGCTTCTCCATGCCCACGCCACCGTCACCATCTGCCATTCAAAGACGCGGAATCTGCCCGAGGTCTGCCGCCAGGCGGAGATCCTCGTGGCCGCCATCGGCCGGCCGGCCATGTTGACAGCCGAGTACATCCGGCCCGGCGCCGTAGTCATCGATGTAGGCATGAACCGGGTCTCCGATCGGGCCGAGGCGGAGCGGATCACCCGCGGCAATGCGGAGAAGCTCGAACGCTTTGAGAAACGCGGCAACCTGCTGGTGGGGGATGTCCATCCTATTGATATGGCGGAGCTTTCCGAGGCATATACGCCGGTGCCGGGCGGCGTGGGCCTGCTGACCATCGCCATGCTGATGGCGAACACAGTGCAAAGCGCCGAACTCCGCCTAAAATAG
- the coaE gene encoding dephospho-CoA kinase (Dephospho-CoA kinase (CoaE) performs the final step in coenzyme A biosynthesis.), which produces MLRVGLTGGLATGKTFVGKALEELGCRLLSADELGRQALEPGRPGHHQAVEAFGPDILDGDGQIDRRKLGSVVFGDPGKLSILNSIVHPAVIAAEEQWIRRVEGEDPHSIAVVEAAILIETGSYKRFEKLILTVCGEEQQIARAIKRDGLTRDEVLDRLKRQMPINEKRKYADYVIDTSGDKDLTLAQVRQIYGGLRSLTV; this is translated from the coding sequence ATGCTACGCGTCGGCCTCACCGGCGGCCTTGCCACCGGCAAGACATTCGTTGGGAAGGCGCTGGAAGAACTCGGCTGCCGGCTACTCTCGGCCGATGAACTGGGCCGCCAGGCCTTGGAGCCCGGCCGTCCAGGCCATCACCAGGCCGTCGAGGCATTTGGCCCAGACATCCTGGATGGTGACGGCCAGATTGACCGCCGAAAGCTGGGCTCCGTGGTCTTTGGCGACCCCGGGAAACTCTCCATCCTCAATTCCATTGTTCACCCGGCGGTGATCGCGGCCGAAGAGCAGTGGATAAGGCGCGTGGAAGGCGAAGACCCCCACTCGATTGCGGTTGTGGAAGCCGCTATCCTAATAGAGACTGGGAGCTATAAGCGATTTGAGAAGCTCATCCTGACCGTTTGCGGCGAAGAACAACAGATCGCCCGCGCCATCAAACGCGACGGGTTGACGCGGGACGAGGTGCTCGACCGCCTCAAGAGGCAGATGCCGATCAACGAGAAACGAAAGTACGCTGACTACGTCATCGATACTTCAGGGGATAAGGACTTAACCCTTGCACAGGTGCGCCAGATCTATGGCGGCCTGCGGAGTCTGACAGTATGA
- a CDS encoding trypsin-like peptidase domain-containing protein, with the protein MKARIWIIAALLVSGFVAGTTYKRWTPAARLAAGLDSPIWSGPTVARGAGLSVDESNNIDVYKGAHDATVNITSTVYRQNWFLEIYPSRESGSGFFIDKTGRILTNNHVVSGRAPEVQVTLSNGEKYKATVVYKDPVNDLALLKVQPRRDVKYLPLGDSEHLQVGQKVLAIGNPFGLDGTLTTGIVSSLGRDIADESGRKLEGMIQTDAAINPGNSGGPLLDSNGNVIGINTAIYGPGGNIGIGFAMPINRAKTMIESYQSNKPYGRPRLGVDVIYVYGDLAKELGLPEEGGLLVQQVAQGSAAAQVGLRGAQDLVVIGNYQIGVGGDLIMALDGVKVDRIDSLSRALARKHPGDKVELTLFRGGRRVKMNVTLGEASQEL; encoded by the coding sequence ATGAAAGCACGGATTTGGATCATCGCCGCTCTTCTGGTGAGCGGCTTCGTAGCGGGAACGACTTACAAACGCTGGACCCCGGCCGCGCGGCTGGCCGCCGGATTGGATTCGCCCATCTGGTCCGGACCGACAGTGGCTCGCGGTGCCGGCCTAAGCGTCGATGAGTCCAACAACATCGACGTTTACAAGGGTGCCCACGACGCCACCGTGAACATCACCTCCACGGTTTACCGGCAGAACTGGTTCCTGGAAATCTATCCTTCCAGGGAATCCGGTTCCGGCTTCTTCATCGACAAGACGGGCCGCATTCTCACCAACAATCACGTCGTCAGTGGCCGTGCCCCTGAAGTGCAGGTCACCTTGTCGAACGGCGAGAAATACAAAGCCACGGTTGTCTATAAGGACCCCGTCAACGATCTGGCGCTGCTGAAGGTGCAGCCCCGGCGCGACGTGAAGTACCTGCCGCTGGGCGATTCCGAGCACCTGCAGGTGGGCCAGAAAGTACTGGCCATTGGCAATCCATTCGGGCTGGATGGAACGCTGACCACGGGCATCGTCTCCTCCCTGGGTCGAGACATCGCCGATGAGAGTGGGCGCAAGTTGGAGGGCATGATCCAGACGGACGCGGCCATCAACCCCGGCAATTCCGGCGGCCCGTTGCTGGACTCGAACGGCAACGTGATCGGCATTAATACGGCGATCTACGGTCCAGGCGGAAACATTGGCATCGGGTTCGCCATGCCCATCAACCGGGCCAAGACGATGATCGAGTCCTATCAGTCGAACAAGCCGTATGGACGGCCCCGGCTGGGCGTCGACGTCATCTACGTTTACGGAGACCTGGCCAAGGAGCTTGGTTTGCCGGAAGAAGGCGGCCTGCTCGTCCAGCAGGTGGCCCAAGGCTCGGCCGCGGCCCAGGTGGGTCTGCGTGGCGCTCAGGACCTGGTGGTGATCGGCAACTATCAGATTGGCGTCGGCGGAGACCTGATCATGGCACTGGATGGTGTCAAGGTCGACCGTATCGACTCCCTGTCGCGTGCCTTGGCGCGGAAACACCCTGGCGACAAAGTGGAACTCACCCTCTTCCGCGGAGGCCGCAGGGTGAAGATGAATGTGACCCTTGGAGAGGCTTCGCAAGAACTATGA
- a CDS encoding DUF1080 domain-containing protein codes for MLTVLSAAALLPAAEFKPLYDGKDLNGWKMTGPGQFVIEDGLMKTEGGMGLLYYTKEKFGNCVVRVVFKTVGDHANSGVIIRLPEPPPDPWYGVHNGYEVQIDAAGDDWHSTGAIYSLSKVTSRQQKPAGEWNTMDIEIKGQVTKISLNGVVVNEFKGDQPVPERKMWYEPVRGPRPDSGYIGVQNHDKSSTVYFKEISVKALK; via the coding sequence ATGCTGACCGTCCTATCCGCCGCGGCCCTTCTGCCCGCCGCCGAGTTCAAACCGCTGTACGATGGCAAGGATCTGAACGGCTGGAAGATGACCGGGCCGGGTCAGTTCGTCATCGAAGACGGGCTCATGAAGACGGAAGGCGGCATGGGGCTGCTGTACTACACCAAGGAGAAGTTCGGGAACTGTGTCGTCCGCGTGGTCTTCAAGACCGTCGGCGACCATGCCAATTCCGGCGTCATCATCCGTCTGCCGGAGCCTCCGCCCGATCCCTGGTACGGCGTGCACAACGGCTATGAAGTGCAGATCGACGCGGCCGGCGACGACTGGCACTCCACTGGCGCCATCTATTCCCTCTCGAAAGTGACCTCCCGCCAGCAGAAGCCGGCCGGCGAGTGGAACACGATGGACATCGAGATCAAGGGCCAGGTCACGAAGATCTCGTTGAATGGAGTCGTGGTGAACGAATTCAAAGGCGACCAGCCGGTTCCGGAACGCAAGATGTGGTACGAACCCGTACGCGGCCCGCGGCCCGACTCCGGCTACATCGGGGTGCAGAACCACGACAAATCGTCGACCGTCTATTTCAAGGAGATTAGCGTCAAGGCGTTGAAATAG